The Arctopsyche grandis isolate Sample6627 chromosome 7, ASM5162203v2, whole genome shotgun sequence genome includes a window with the following:
- the Vkor gene encoding vitamin-K epoxide reductase encodes MGLDLMSFWKSNETTKLLQTYNKYIIVTCAVGVILSAYAYYVEVLAEGNYDYSALCDISEHISCTKVFSSEYGKGFGFVSENSPLNLPNGLMGMAFYGIIALFSLSNDLRLSKVQMGFSFVSVLLSIRLAYILYFILYDFCVVCVSTYVVNIANTTWTFLKVREAQKMSISIIEKDD; translated from the exons ATGGGACTTGATTTGATGTCATTTTGGAAGAGTAACGAGACAACAAAACttttacaaacatataataaatacataatagtaACATGTGCTGTCGGGGTAATTCTCTCGGCCTACGCTTACTATGTTGAAGTATTGGCTGAAGGCAATTATGACTATAGTGCTCTGTGCGATATATCCGAGCACATCAGTTGCACCAAAGTCTTCTCATCTGA GTATGGAAAGGGTTTTGGATTCGTCAGCGAGAATTCACCATTGAATTTGCCAAACGGTCTCATGGGAATGGCGTTTTACGGAATTATTGCTCTATTTA GCTTGTCGAATGATTTGCGCCTTTCAAAAGTGCAAATGGGATTCTCTTTTGTGTCTGTATTGCTATCTATTCGTCTCGCTTACATTTTGTATTTCATTCTGTATGATTTTTGCGTAGTCTGCGTTTCTACTTATGTTGTCAACATCGCCAACACAACTTGGACTTTCCTAAAAGTCCGAGAGGCCCAAAAGATGTCTATTAGTATAATCGAAAAAGATGATTAA